One window of the Eucalyptus grandis isolate ANBG69807.140 chromosome 6, ASM1654582v1, whole genome shotgun sequence genome contains the following:
- the LOC104448758 gene encoding protein RADIALIS-like 3, which yields MSSGSTWTPKQNKLFENALAIYDRDAPDRWQNLARAVGGNKSVEDVKRHYEMLVEDVNQIEAGQVPLPNYRKLAGPNSKGCSSFMDEEQRLKSLRIQ from the exons ATGAGTTCGGGTTCGACATGGACGCCGAAGCAAAACAAGCTGTTTGAGAACGCGCTGGCGATATACGACAGGGATGCCCCCGACCGCTGGCAGAATCTGGCAAGAGCAGTCGGCGGAAACAAGAGCGTGGAGGACGTGAAGAGGCACTACGAGATGCTCGTTGAAGATGTGAACCAGATCGAGGCTGGGCAGGTCCCCTTGCCGAATTACCGAAAACTCGCAGGACCAAACAGCAAGGGGTGCAGTTCCTTCATGGACGAAGAGCAAAG GTTGAAGAGCCTAAGGATCCAGTGA
- the LOC104451641 gene encoding long-chain-fatty-acid--AMP ligase FadD26 gives MNYENYDPSFPDQPVVDLYLPVWSKLPAFRSKPAFVWVDDDGDGTASTLTYSQLNDSVQTISSRLLIPLQRGDTVIILCPPGLELIEIIFGCQRAGLVSIPMLPPDPSFAQESHHHLTRVLSQTKPKAAIATRGYITRVNHYIGSNSANRDEKFVAMLQNLRWVSTEEIGTESNAKIRPSAPSPPSCLYNGCKPEEVYLIQYTSGATGIPKPVLVTAGSAAHNVRAARKAYDLHPNSMITSWLPQYHDCGLMFLLLTIVSGATCVLTSPTSFLKRPRLWLELITDFRATCTPVPSFTLPLVVRRGGVNKGTSPINLASMKNLIMINEPIYRAPVEEFVNAFVPFGLNPSSISPSYGLAENCTFVSTAWRAATNDSATFPNIPTHNKLLPSARLASTNDDSSSEEEDMQIVVVNEETLAPVQDGTEGEIWVSSPSNASGYLGYPSLTRETFHARLSNKGSNCFLRTGDRGIVKGEERFLYVTGRCSDIITITPPNEIETSSRAHHAHYLETAAYDAFPQFLRGGCIAAFERDSRKVAVVAELQRSEGLNRDVLRGLCEGIRDAIWNREKVEVGLVVLVNNGSVPKTTSGKLQRWLAKARLVGGKMNVVMEMEFGVDDNGKSLSSFMGSSVNGSEARDEGTGGKRSSSSSSSSAMEVSGNAAGERAESEIAYALTSSGGDSARPKLLSML, from the coding sequence ATGAACTACGAGAATTATGACCCTTCATTCCCTGACCAACCCGTGGTCGACCTCTACCTCCCGGTGTGGTCCAAACTCCCGGCCTTCCGGTCCAAACCGGCCTTCGTTTGGGTCGATGATGATGGCGATGGCACGGCGTCGACCCTGACCTACTCTCAGCTCAATGATTCAGTCCAGACCATTTCGTCACGACTGCTCATTCCTTTGCAAAGAGGCGACACCGTGATCATTTTATGCCCGCCAGGGCTCGAGCTCATAGAGATCATCTTCGGATGCCAAAGAGCTGGACTTGTGAGCATACCCATGTTGCCGCCTGATCCATCTTTTGCTCAAGAAAGCCACCACCACCTCACTAGAGTCCTCTCTCAAACAAAGCCCAAGGCTGCCATAGCAACCCGTGGTTACATCACAAGAGTCAACCACTACATAGGTTCCAATTCCGCAAACCGTGACGAGAAGTTTGTAGCCATGTTGCAGAATCTCAGGTGGGTTTCGACTGAAGAAATCGGGACTGAAAGTAATGCAAAAATAAGGCCTTCTGCGCCTTCTCCTCCTTCGTGTTTGTACAATGGGTGCAAGCCGGAAGAAGTGTACTTGATTCAGTACACTTCAGGAGCCACTGGGATTCCTAAACCGGTGCTCGTGACTGCTGGCTCAGCTGCTCATAATGTCAGGGCAGCAAGAAAAGCATATGATCTTCACCCAAATAGCATGATCACCTCGTGGTTGCCTCAGTACCATGATTGTGGCCTCATGTTCTTGTTGCTCACGATAGTGTCTGGCGCAACGTGTGTTCTCACGTCTCCTACTTCGTTCCTCAAGAGACCGAGGCTTTGGCTTGAGCTGATCACAGACTTCAGAGCCACTTGCACTCCAGTCCCTTCTTTCACCTTGCCGCTGGTGGTGAGGCGCGGCGGTGTCAATAAGGGAACTTCACCCATTAATCTGGCCTCCATGAAGAACCTAATCATGATCAACGAGCCCATTTACAGAGCCCCGGTAGAAGAATTTGTCAACGCGTTCGTGCCTTTCGGCTTAAACCCATCATCCATATCTCCATCTTACGGGCTAGCAGAGAACTGCACTTTTGTATCGACGGCTTGGAGAGCCGCCACTAACGATTCCGCCACTTTCCCAAACATCCCAACTCACAACAAGCTCTTGCCAAGTGCAAGACTCGCTTCAACAAATGATGATTCGTCGTCAGAAGAGGAAGACATGCAGATTGTGGTTGTCAACGAAGAAACTTTGGCGCCTGTCCAGGATGGAACTGAAGGAGAGATCTGGGTCTCATCGCCGAGCAACGCTTCTGGTTATCTCGGCTACCCTTCATTAACAAGAGAAACTTTTCATGCAAGACTTAGCAACAAGGGGAGCAATTGCTTCCTCAGGACCGGAGACAGAGGAATAGTCAAAGGCGAAGAGAGGTTCCTTTACGTGACGGGTCGGTGTTCAGACATAATCACAATTACACCACCAAACGAAATAGAGACGTCATCACGCGCACACCATGCGCATTACCTGGAAACCGCTGCTTACGATGCATTCCCGCAGTTTCTGAGAGGAGGCTGCATAGCCGCGTTCGAGCGCGACTCAAGAAAAGTGGCCGTCGTCGCGGAGTTGCAGCGGAGCGAAGGACTGAACCGCGACGTCTTGAGGGGACTGTGCGAAGGCATAAGAGACGCGATCTGGAACCGAGAGAAGGTCGAAGTCGGGCTGGTGGTTCTGGTGAATAACGGGAGCGTGCCCAAAACAACGTCTGGGAAGCTGCAGAGATGGctggccaaggcgaggctggtGGGCGGCAAGATGAACGTGGTGATGGAGATGGAGTTTGGGGTCGACGACAATGGAAAATCCCTGTCAAGCTTTATGGGAAGCAGCGTTAACGGCAGCGAGGCCAGAGACGAAGGAACAGGAGGGaagagatcatcatcatcatcatcttcatcggCGATGGAAGTGAGTGGGAACGCGGCTGGGGAGAGAGCTGAGAGTGAGATCGCATATGCGTTGACTAGCAGCGGTGGCGATTCCGCTCGTCCCAAGCTGCTCTCGATGCTGTGA
- the LOC104448760 gene encoding probable DNA-3-methyladenine glycosylase 2, with product TPPPPPPPPPPPPQQQSASPPSKIPVRPQKIRKLSPESSTPDPKPSAAGAGPKSKTANASSSKASKNRIVASRALAVPRVVARSLSCEGEVEAAVRHLRDADPLLGPLIDLYPLPTFDIFLTPFHALTKSILYQQLAFKAGTSIYTRFLALCGSDAGVLPETVLALDPHQLRQIGVSARKASYLHDLARKYQNGILSDSAIVNMDDKSLFTMLTMVNGIGSWSVHMFMIFSLHRPDVLPINDLGVRKGVQLLYGLEELPRPSQMDHMCDKWRPYRSVASWYMWRFVESKGAPTSAAAVAVSASLQQQQQQVEEQQQHHPQQPQLLDPINSILNLGAYAWGQ from the exons ACGCCgccccctccgccgccgccgccgccgccgccgccgcagcagcaATCCGCCTCTCCGCCGTCCAAAATACCCGTCCGCCCGCAGAAGATCCGCAAGCTCTCGCCCGAATCGTCGACGCCCGACCCGAAGCCGtccgccgccggcgccggccCTAAATCGAAGACCGCCAATGCCTCCTCCTCGAAGGCCTCCAAGAACCGAATCGTCGCCTCGCGAGCCCTCGCGGTCCCCCGGGTAGTCGCGCGGTCCCTGTCCTGCGAGGGCGAGGTGGAGGCCGCCGTCCGCCACCTCCGCGACGCGGATCCCCTGCTCGGCCCCCTCATCGACCTCTATCCTCTGCCGACGTTCGACATCTTCCTCACCCCGTTCCACGCCCTCACCAAGAGCATCCTCTACCAGCAATTAGCCTTCAAGGCGGGCACCTCGATCTACACGCGCTTCCTTGCTCTCTGCGGGAGCGACGCCGGCGTCCTTCCCGAGACCGTGCTCGCGCTAGACCCTCACCAGCTCCGGCAAATCGGGGTCTCGGCTCGCAAGGCAAGTTACCTTCATGATTTAGCTAGGAAGTACCAGAATGGGATATTGTCCGACTCCGCGATTGTAAATATGGATGATAAGTCGCTGTTCACGATGCTCACCATGGTCAACGGAATTGGGTCTTGGTCGGTCCACATGTTCATGATCTTCTCGTTGCATAGACCGGATGTCTTGCCGATCAATGACCTGGGAGTGCGGAAAGGAGTGCAGCTCCTTTATGGGCTCGAGGAATTGCCCAGGCCGTCGCAGATGGATCACATGTGTGACAAATGGAGGCCGTATCGTTCGGTTGCGTCGTGGTACATGTGGAGGTTTGTGGAGTCGAAGGGTGCGCCTACGAGTGCCGCAGCTGTTGCAGTCAGTGCTAGCttgcagcagcaacagcagcaggtAGAAGAGCAGCAACAACACCACCCGCAGCAGCCGCAGCTGCTGGATCCTATAAATAGCATTCTTAATCTTGG GGCCTATGCTTGGGGACAATGA
- the LOC104448759 gene encoding sugar transporter ERD6-like 6, with product MSFREENDESRDLRKPFLNTGSWYRLGSRQSVIAGSSQYIRESAVSVVACVLIVALGPIQFGFTSGYSSPCQAAITQDLGLSVSEFSVFGSLSNVGAMVGAIASGQISEYIGRKGSLMIAAIPNILGWLAISFAKDYSFLYLGRLLEGFGVGVISYTVPIYISEIAPQNMRGSLGSVNQLCVTIGIMLAYVLGFFVQWRPLAVIGTLPCLLLIPGLFFIPESPRWLAKMGMTEDCEASLQVLRGFDADISSELNEIKRSVASSSKRTAIRFAELKRKRYWFPLTIGIGLLGLQQLSGINGVLFYSSIIFQGAGVSSTNTATFGLGAIQVVATGISTWLADRAGRRVLLIVSSSGMTASLLTVALAFHLKGFVPDGSDMYAALGIASVIGVVGFGASFSLGIGSIPWVVMSEILPMNIKGLGGSTATLANWFVAWLVTMTANLLLRWSAAGTFTIYTLVSAFTLAFVCLLVPETRGRTLEEIQLSFR from the exons ATGAGCTTCCGGGAGGAAAATGACGAGTCGAGGGATCTCAGGAAGCCCTTCCTCAACACGGGCAGCTGGTACCGCCTCGGCTCGAGGCAGTCCGTCATCGCGGGGTCTTCCCAGTATATCCGCGAGTCCGCCGTCTCGGTCGTCGCCTGCGTTCTCATTGTCGCCCTCGGTCCTATCCAATTCGGATTCACC TCTGGTTATTCTTCGCCTTGCCAAGCCGCAATCACACAGGATCTCGGGCTCTCTGTCTCCGAG TTCTCTGTGTTCGGCTCTTTATCCAATGTCGGCGCGATGGTTGGGGCTATAGCAAGTGGTCAGATTTCCGAATACATTGGAAGAAAAGGG TCTTTGATGATTGCTGCAATTCCCAACATCCTCGGATGGCTGGCCATATCCTTCGCCAAA GATTACTCTTTCCTCTATTTGGGAAGACTGCTGGAAGGTTTTGGTGTGGGGGTTATATCATACACG GTTCCCATATACATATCCGAGATAGCACCCCAGAACATGAGGGGAAGCTTGGGATCAGTGAATCAG CTCTGTGTGACTATTGGAATAATGCTTGCTTATGTGCTGGGGTTTTTCGTTCAGTGGAGGCCGCTCGCAGTTATAG GAACTTTACCTTGCCTTTTACTGATACCTGGTCTGTTTTTCATTCCGGAATCTCCTCGGTGGCTG GCAAAAATGGGCATGACCGAGGATTGTGAGGCTTCCTTGCAAGTTCTCCGAGGTTTTGACGCTGATATCAGTAGTGAATTAAATGAGATAAAG AGATCTGTAGCCTCGAGTAGCAAAAGAACTGCAATTCGATTTGCAGAGCTTAAACGGAAAAGATATTGGTTTCCTTTGACG ATTGGAATAGGATTACTAGGTCTCCAACAGCTTAGTGGAATAAATGGTGTTCTCTTCTATTCGAGTATCATTTTTCAAGGTGCAG GGGTTTCATCGACCAATACAGCAACATTTGGACTCGGTGCTATTCAG GTTGTAGCCACTGGAATTAGTACTTGGTTGGCAGATCGAGCAGGTCGCCGGGTCCTCCTCATT GTTTCTAGCTCTGGAATGACCGCTAGCCTCCTCACAGTTGCATTGGCATTCCATCTGAAG GGTTTTGTACCGGATGGCTCTGATATGTATGCTGCTCTTGGGATTGCATCAGTCATCGGAGTTGTG GGCTTCGGAGCTTCATTCTCGCTTGGCATTGGATCCATCCCGTGGGTTGTAATGTCTGAG ATCCTTCCAATGAACATCAAGGGACTTGGTGGAAGCACAGCCACGCTTGCTAACTGGTTTGTTGCCTGGCTTGTCACCATGACAGCAAACTTGCTCCTGCGTTGGAGTGCTGCAG GTACCTTCACCATCTATACCCTTGTGAGCGCCTTCACTCTGGCATTTGTGTGTCTCTTGGTCCCTGAGACAAGAGGAAGAACCCTGGAAGAAATCCAATTGTCCTTCAGATGA
- the LOC104448757 gene encoding LOW QUALITY PROTEIN: DNA-directed RNA polymerase II subunit RPB1 (The sequence of the model RefSeq protein was modified relative to this genomic sequence to represent the inferred CDS: inserted 1 base in 1 codon) has product MDIRFPFSPAEVAKVRTVQFGILCPDEIVIPPASLRRLFSGPRQMSVVRIEHGESMERGKPKLGGLSDPRLGTVDRKLKCETCMANMAECPGHFGHLELAEPMFHIGFMKTVLSIMRCVCFSCSKILVDEVLARPCVMVIGAYISDFLQEDHKFKQALRITNPKNRLKKILDACKNKSKCEGGDEIDVQGRGSEEPVKKSRGGCGAQQPKLTIEGMKMIAEYKARRKENDDQDQLREPVERKQTLPAERVLGVLKRISDEDCWLLGLNPKYARPEWMILQVLPIPPPPVRPSVMMDTSSRSEDDLTHQLATIIRHNENLRRQERNGAPAHIILEFAQLLQFHIATYFDNELPGQPRATQRSGRPIKSICSRLKAKEGRIRGNLMGKRVNFSARTVITPDPTINIDELGVPWSIALNLTFPETVTPYNIERLKELVEYGPHPPPGKTGAKYIIRDDGQRLDLRYLKKSSDHHLELGYKVERHLNDGDVVLFNRQPSLHKMSIMGHRIKLMPYSAFRLNLSVTSPYNADFDGDEMNMHVPQSFETRAEVMELMMVPKCIVSPQSNRPVMGIVQDALLGCRKITKRDTFIEKDVFMNVLMWWEDFDGKVPTPAILKPRPLWTGKQVFNLIIPKQINLLRNSAWHSESEPGFITPGDTQVRIEXGELLSGTLCKKTLGTSTGSLIHVIWEEVGPDAAQKFLGHTQWLVNYWLLQNGFSIGIGDTIADAATMEKINEAISSAKDEVKRLIKETQENKLEPEPGRTMMESFENKVNQVLNKARDDAGSSAQKSLSESNNLKAMVTAGSKGSFINISQMTACVGQQNVEGKRIPFGFIDRTLPHFTKDDYGPESCGFVENSYLRGLTPQEFFFHAMGGREGLIDTAVKTSETGYIQRRLVKAMEDIMVKYDGTVRNSLGDVIQFLYGEDGMDAIWIESQKLDSLKMKKSEFDRVFRYEMDDETWNPDYMLPENADDLRSIVELRDVYEAEVQKLEADRYQLGTEIATTGDNTWPLPVNLKRIIWNAQKTFKIDLRRPSDIHPLEVVEAIDKLQERLKVVTGEDPLSVEAQKNATLFFNILLRSTFASKRVLKEYRLTREAFDWVIGEIESRFLQSLVAPGEMIGCVAAQSIGEPATQMTLNTFHYAGVSAKNVTLGVPRLREIINVAKKIKTPSLSVYLKPEVNKTKESAKSVQCALEYTTLRSVTQATEVWYDPDPTSTIIEEDVDFVKSYYEMPDEEIAPEKISPWLLRIELNREMMVDKKLSMADIAGKINLEFDDDLNCIFSDDNADKLILRIRIMNDEAVKRELNDESAEDDVFLKKIESNMLTEMALRGIPDINKVFIKNGKINKFNENDGFKPETEWMLDTEGVNLLAVMCHEGVDATKTTSNHLIEIIEVLGIEAVRRSLLDELRVVISFDGSYVNYRHLAILCDTMTYRGHLMAITRHGINRNGTGPLMRCSFEEAVDILLDAAVYAESDYLKGVTENIMLGQLAPIGTGDCALYLNDEMSKHAFELQLPSYMDGLDFGTTPARSPISGTPYHGGVMSPSYLLSPNLRLTPTTDAQFSPYVGGMAFSPASSPGYSPPSTGYRPSSPGYAPMPPGYRPTSLGYSPTSPNYSPSSPVYIPSSTGYSPSSPGYSPTSLVYSPTSPNYSPSSPVYIPSSTGYSPSSPVYSPTSLVYSPTSPNYSPSSPGYIPSSTGYSPSSPGYSATSLVYSSTSPTYSPSSPVYSPASHAYSPASPSYSPTSPYYSPTSPTNSPLSQSSIPSPPSYSPTSPGYSPTSPAYSPASGISPAA; this is encoded by the exons ATGGATATCCGGTTCCCTTTCTCGCCGGCGGAGGTCGCCAAGGTCCGGACGGTCCAGTTCGGCATCCTTTGCCCCGACGAGATCGTAATTCCCCCCGCCTCCCTCCGTCGTTTGTTTTCGGGGCCC AGGCAAATGTCGGTGGTGCGGATCGAGCACGGCGAGTCGATGGAGAGGGGCAAGCCGAAGCTCGGCGGGCTCAGCGATCCCCGCCTCGGCACGGTGGATAGGAAGTTGAAGTGCGAGACGTGCATGGCGAACATGGCCGAGTGCCCCGGGCACTTTGGCCACCTGGAGCTGGCGGAGCCGATGTTTCATATCGGGTTCATGAAGACCGTGTTGAGTATCATGCGCTGCGTTTGCTTCAGTTGCTCCAAGATACTCGTGGATGAGGTACTTGCGAGGC CTTGTGTCATGGTAATTGGTGCTTACATTTCGGACTTCTTGCAGGAAGACCACAAGTTCAAACAGGCCCTTCGAataacaaatcctaaaaatcGGCTTAAGAAGATACTAGATGCGTGTAAAAACAAATCGAAATGTGAAGGTGGAGATGAGATTGATGTACAAGGTCGAGGCTCGGAAGAGCCAGTGAAAAAGAGTCGTGGCGGATGTGGAGCCCAGCAGCCGAAGCTTACTATTGAAGGAATGAAAATGATAGCAGAGTATAAGGCCCGGCGGAAGGAAAATGATGATCAGGATCAGCTTCGTGAACCGGTGGAAAGGAAACAGACATTACCTGCTGAAAGG GTACTTGGTGTCCTCAAGAGAATAAGCGATGAAGACTGCTGGCTGCTAGGCCTGAACCCGAAATATGCTCGTCCGGAATGGATGATTTTACAAGTTCTACCTATTCCTCCACCTCCTGTGAGGCCCTCTGTGATGATGGACACCTCTTCCAGGAGTGAG GATGATCTGACGCATCAATTGGCAACGATTATAAGACATAATGAGAATCTAAGGCGACAGGAGAGGAATGGTGCACCAGCACATATCATATTGGAGTTTGCACAGTTGCTGCAATTCCACATCGCTACATACTTTGACAACGAGTTGCCTGGGCAGCCAAGG GCTACCCAACGGTCTGGGAGACCTATTAAGTCAATCTGCAGCAGGCTTAAGGCAAAGGAAGGCCGGATAAGAGGGAATCTCATGGGAAAAAGAGTCAACTTTTCCGCTCGAACAGTCATTACACCTGATCCAACTATTAATATTGATGAACTTGGCGTCCCTTGGAGTATTGCCTTGAATCTTACATTTCCAGAAACCGTGACTCCTTATAACATTGAGAG GTTGAAGGAGCTTGTTGAATATGGGCCTCATCCGCCACCTGGTAAAACTGGGGCTAAATATATTATAAGGGATGACGGACAGAGACTCGATCTCCGCTATTTGAAGAAAAGTAGCGATCATCATTTGGAACTAGGCTACAAG GTGGAGCGACACTTGAATGATGGAGACGTTGTGCTATTCAATCGCCAGCCTAGTCTTCATAAAATGTCTATAATGGGTCACAGAATTAAGCTCATGCCATACTCGGCTTTTCGTCTAAATTTATCTGTAACTTCACCATACAATGCTGATTTTGATGGAGATGAAATGAATATGCACGTGCCTCAGTCTTTTGAAACCAGAGCAGAAGTTATGGAGCTGATGATGGTGCCTAAGTGTATTGTTTCGCCTCAAAGTAATAGACCAGTGATGGGAATTGTCCAGGATGCACTCCTAGGTTGTCGTAAAATCACAAAGAGGGATACTTTTATTGAGAAG GATGTTTTTATGAACGTCTTGATGTGGTGGGAGGATTTTGATGGGAAAGTTCCCACTCCTGCTATTTTGAAGCCCAGGCCTCTTTGGACAGGAAAGCAAGTGTTCAATCTCATCATACCCAAGCAGATCAATCTCTTGAGAAATTCAGCATGGCACTCGGAGTCTGAACCAGGATTTATAACTCCAGGAGATACTCAAGTTCGAATTG AAGGGGAGTTACTTTCGGGAACTCTTTGCAAGAAGACACTTGGGACATCTACGGGAAGTCTCATTCACGTCATCTG GGAAGAGGTTGGCCCAGATGCAGCCCAGAAATTCTTGGGACATACTCAGTGGCTTGTCAACTATTGGCTTTTGCAGAATGGTTTCAGCATTGGCATTGGAGATACAATTGCTGATGCCGCAACAATGGAAAAAATTAATGAGGCCATTTCTTCAGCTAAAGATGAAGTGAAAAGGCTTATAAAAGAAACTCAGGAGAATAAGTTAGAGCCAGAACCTGGACGAACAATGATGGAATCCTTTGAAAACAAAGTGAATCAG GTGTTGAACAAGGCTCGAGATGATGCTGGAAGTAGTGCCCAAAAGAGTTTATCTGAGAGTAACAATCTCAAAGCAATGGTTACTGCTGGATCTAAGGGAAGTTTCATCAATATTTCTCAGATGACTGCTTGTGTTGGTCAGCAGAATGTTGAGGGTAAGCGGATCCCGTTTGGATTCATCGATCGAACTCTGCCCCATTTCACAAAAGATGATTATGGGCCAGAAAGTTGTGGATTTGTCGAGAACTCGTATCTTCGTGGGTTGACTCCACAGGAGTTCTTTTTCCATGCTATGGGTGGTAGGGAAGGTCTGATTGATACTGCTGTCAAGACTTCTGAGACTGGATATATCCAGAGGCGATTAGTGAAGGCTATGGAGGATATTATGGTCAAATATGATGGAACGGTTAGGAACTCTTTGGGAGATGTTATACAGTTTTTGTATGGTGAAGACGGCATGGATGCCATCTGGATTGAATCACAGAAACTGGactctttgaaaatgaagaagtcaGAATTTGATAGAGTTTTCAGATATGAGATGGATGATGAAACCTGGAACCCTGATTACATGTTGCCTGAAAACGCTGATGATCTGAGATCAATTGTAGAATTGAGAGATGTCTATGAGGCTGAAGTTCAAAAACTTGAAGCCGATAGATACCAGCTTGGAACAGAGATTGCAACTACAGGTGATAACACTTGGCCATTACCTGTCAACCTCAAGAGGATTATTTGGAATGCCCAGAAGacttttaaaattgacttaaggAGGCCTTCGGATATTCACCCCCTGGAGGTTGTGGAGGCTATTGATAAGCTTCAAGAGAGGCTTAAGGTTGTTACCGGTGAGGATCCATTGAGTGTTGAAGCTCAAAAGAACGCGACTCTCTTTTTCAATATCTTACTTCGCAGCACTTTTGCTAGCAAGAGAGTGTTGAAGGAGTATCGGCTTACTCGCGAAGCTTTTGACTGGGTGATTGGTGAGATTGAATCACGTTTCTTGCAGTCATTAGTGGCTCCAGGGGAAATGATTGGTTGTGTTGCTGCACAGTCTATCGGCGAGCCTGCCACCCAGATGACTCTCAATACCTTCCACTACGCTGGCGTGAGTGCGAAGAACGTCACTCTTGGTGTTCCTAGGTTGAGAGAAATCATCAAcgttgctaaaaaaattaagacgCCCTCCCTCTCTGTCTATCTGAAACCTGAGGTAAACAAGACGAAGGAAAGTGCCAAGAGTGTTCAATGTGCCTTGGAGTACACTACTCTCCGCAGTGTAACCCAAGCCACTGAAGTGTGGTATGATCCAGACCCCACGAGCACAATAATTGAAGAGGATGTTGATTTTGTCAAATCTTACTATGAAATGCCGGATGAAGAGATCGCCCCTGAAAAGATCTCTCCTTGGTTGCTTCGCATAGAGTTGAATCGGGAAATGATGGTGGATAAGAAGCTTAGCATGGCTGATATTGCAGGGAAGATCAATCTGGAATTTGATGATGATTTGAACTGTATATTCAGTGATGACAATGCCGATAAGCTCATTCTTCGCATTCGTATCATGAATGATGAAGCTGTGAAAAGGGAGCTCAATGATGAATCTGCAGAAGATGATGTCTTCTTGAAGAAGATTGAGAGCAACATGCTCACAGAAATGGCTCTTCGAGGGATCCCAGATATTAACAAGGTGTTTATCAAGaatggaaaaataaacaaattcaatGAGAATGATGGCTTCAAGCCAGAAACCGAGTGGATGTTAGATACTGAAGGTGTTAACCTTTTAGCTGTCATGTGTCATGAAGGAGTTGATGCCACAAAGACGACGAGCAATCATCTAATAGAAATCATTGAAGTTCTTGGTATCGAGGCAGTTCGCCGCTCCTTACTGGATGAACTGCGTGTTGTCATATCATTTGACGGATCTTATGTGAATTACCGGCATCTGGCTATTTTGTGTGATACCATGACCTATCGAGGCCATTTGATGGCCATTACACGTCATGGCATCAATCGAAATGGTACCGGGCCACTGATGAGATGCTCATTTGAAGAAGCCGTGGATATTCTTCTCGATGCTGCTGTCTATGCCGAATCAGATTATCTGAAGGGCGTGACGGAGAACATCATGTTGGGTCAGCTTGCACCCATTGGCACAGGAGACTGCGCATTGTACCTCAATGATGAAATGTCGAAGCATGCCTTCGAGCTTCAGCTGCCTAGTTATATGGATGGCCTTGATTTCGGCACGACTCCGGCACGTTCACCAATCTCTGGAACTCCTTACCATGGAGGTGTGATGTCTCCAAGTTATTTGCTGAGCCCAAACCTCCGGCTCACTCCAACTACAGATGCTCAGTTCTCTCCCTATGTTGGTGGTATGGCCTTCTCGCCTGCTTCATCTCCAGGGTATAGCCCTCCTTCTACCGGATACAGGCCCTCGTCGCCAGGATACGCCCCGATGCCACCAGGTTACCGCCCCACTTCACTTGGGTACAGCCCCACATCTCCAAACTACAGTCCTAGTTCTCCTGTTTATATCCCTTCTTCTACTGGATACAGTCCCTCGTCGCCGGGATACAGCCCGACGTCACTGGTTTACAGCCCCACATCTCCAAACTACAGTCCCAGTTCTCCTGTTTATATCCCTTCTTCTACTGGATACAGTCCCTCGTCGCCGGTATACAGCCCGACGTCACTGGTTTACAGCCCCACATCTCCAAACTACAGTCCCAGTTCTCCTGGTTATATCCCTTCTTCTACTGGATACAGTCCCTCGTCGCCGGGATACAGCGCGACGTCACTGGTTTACAGCTCCACATCTCCAACCTACAGTCCCAGTTCTCCTGTTTATAGCCCAGCCAGTCATGCGTATTCTCCTGCAAGCCCTTCGTATTCACCCACTTCGCCATATTATAGCCCTACTTCTCCAACTAATAGCCCTCTCTCCCAGAGCTCCATCCCCTCTCCTCCAAGTTACAGCCCAACCTCTCCTGGTTATAGCCCCACATCGCCTGCGTATAGCCCCGCCAGCGGCATTTCACCGGCGGCATGA